Proteins found in one Clostridium kluyveri DSM 555 genomic segment:
- a CDS encoding transglycosylase SLT domain-containing protein, which translates to MKAKGRVQGDEILQLTEAGVPAAKILQEQLGLTAEQVGEIGKQGLESDKAIKALLTGMNQRFGGMMQNQAKTALGLMSTLKDTLDNKFLTQWGNGLWTGIKPGLTKVTTWLDKNDKKVTELGKLFRKAGENVSTFIGGGLEKSQQRLSKLMDSSQWKNADFGGKITLAWDKVIAEPLSSWWSGDGRPKINKVASEMGSSIGSVLGGGIIAVLDAFSGGDDINKTGNTAGKSFLDAFLKAFNTDEIIKKLLTAFKDANLNAVKNPNAESITKAMILDYGLYAAGGGAIIKGGAKAAKGAFKLGKWAVGKKGAKTASNAAEEMAGTAGSASKASSTSSKASKPFSEEINRLKSNVDKAREEAKFSGRNANTKKDAYNKARDTFKSTRNADNTSDLKKAASDFRKAVNESANAEKLRKINQDKLNKAIKEYNDFVKKSKDVKNVGKDVSEVTRMGSGLSKVGKVAKKVPLLGAGLTLAGAGIDIATASDKKKATVGAAGNIAGGIAGGVAGAKAGATLGGGIGGVIGSIIPGAGTAAGMAAGGAIGGTIGGVAGSIAGSIGGEKALDWIYDKTGPAVNYLKKGFGNAKKSVQTSWNNFGTWFGNKVGTPLKNGAINTINFTVGAFAMGKDAAARAWAPYGQWLSNNVFTPIKNKASESGKWVGDKVGEGKAWASNKWSDFSTWWGTNVSEPVKGYASSAGQWIGERFNDAKSTAHTAWTGFSGWWSENIGEPTKSVATTVGDWIGSKLSSGRKTVETTWSNFSTWFKEHIGGPAYALLEKVMTKGESVTGLHTKANGGIVNGPEVTLIGEAGTEAVIPLSSSRRNRGLSLWQQAGRMLGVRMFANGGIVGGGSTGTGKVAKATANISTSIALGDDSLTQFKKYGNKINDNLSSGILDNKKVSTNSVNRVTNESGSILNLFSRTGHVYGGAIMNDFAQGIRAATSDVTSAVKILTDKVIEEFKTGFEIHSPSAVMTRLSKFIPQGVIKGMTSIDIKSFIKSWIGDISSMAGGMSGNVSGWLASALAVTGTPMSWLPGLLRLVQAESGGNPLAYNSISVGGEHATGLLQTLPSTFREFMVKGLNNILNPVHNAAAAINYIKSRYGSVFNTPLFKGGSYVGYATGTDNAKKGLARINERGWEFVDFTGGEQVLTHNKSVGLMERAANSINRIKNAVSGLSLTGTENKDIPENLSYYTSQPQVAMAGTSYGDINIDVENNFSSDLDIDTIVIQATKKFATEFRKTLQNLKR; encoded by the coding sequence ATGAAAGCAAAAGGGAGAGTCCAAGGGGATGAGATTCTTCAATTAACAGAGGCAGGAGTTCCAGCTGCTAAAATACTTCAGGAACAGCTTGGGTTGACAGCTGAACAAGTAGGTGAAATAGGTAAGCAAGGGCTTGAATCAGATAAAGCTATAAAAGCATTGCTTACGGGAATGAATCAAAGATTTGGTGGAATGATGCAGAATCAAGCCAAAACTGCACTTGGATTAATGTCTACCCTTAAAGATACTCTGGATAATAAATTTTTAACTCAATGGGGTAATGGATTATGGACTGGAATAAAACCAGGGCTAACTAAAGTTACAACATGGCTTGATAAAAATGACAAAAAGGTTACTGAACTTGGAAAACTATTCAGAAAAGCTGGAGAAAATGTAAGTACTTTTATAGGTGGTGGACTTGAGAAAAGCCAGCAGAGGTTAAGTAAATTAATGGATAGTAGCCAGTGGAAAAATGCTGATTTTGGGGGAAAGATAACGCTTGCTTGGGATAAGGTTATAGCTGAACCTCTTTCAAGTTGGTGGAGTGGTGATGGTAGACCTAAAATAAATAAAGTTGCCAGTGAAATGGGTTCTAGTATAGGAAGTGTACTTGGAGGGGGAATAATAGCTGTATTAGATGCTTTCTCTGGTGGAGATGATATAAATAAAACTGGAAATACAGCAGGTAAATCCTTCTTAGATGCATTTCTCAAAGCTTTTAATACTGATGAAATTATAAAGAAGCTTTTAACTGCTTTTAAAGATGCTAATTTAAATGCTGTAAAAAATCCAAATGCTGAAAGTATTACTAAAGCTATGATATTAGATTATGGCTTATATGCCGCAGGTGGTGGCGCTATAATAAAAGGCGGTGCAAAAGCTGCCAAAGGTGCATTTAAGCTAGGTAAGTGGGCTGTTGGTAAGAAGGGAGCCAAAACTGCTTCAAATGCTGCCGAAGAAATGGCAGGTACAGCAGGAAGTGCTTCAAAAGCTTCAAGTACTTCCAGTAAAGCATCTAAGCCTTTTTCAGAAGAAATAAACAGATTAAAATCTAATGTTGATAAAGCTAGAGAAGAAGCTAAATTTTCTGGTAGAAATGCAAATACAAAGAAAGATGCATATAACAAAGCCAGAGATACGTTTAAATCTACTAGGAATGCTGATAATACTTCTGATTTAAAGAAAGCAGCATCGGATTTTAGAAAGGCAGTAAATGAATCCGCAAATGCAGAAAAATTAAGAAAGATAAATCAGGACAAGTTAAATAAAGCTATAAAGGAGTACAATGATTTTGTAAAGAAGTCAAAGGATGTTAAAAATGTAGGTAAAGACGTATCTGAAGTAACTAGGATGGGAAGTGGTTTAAGCAAAGTAGGAAAGGTTGCTAAAAAGGTTCCTTTGCTTGGTGCAGGGCTTACACTCGCGGGTGCAGGTATTGATATAGCAACGGCTTCTGATAAGAAAAAAGCTACTGTTGGGGCAGCAGGCAATATTGCCGGAGGAATAGCTGGAGGGGTAGCTGGTGCAAAAGCAGGAGCCACACTTGGTGGAGGTATTGGTGGAGTTATAGGTTCTATAATTCCCGGTGCTGGAACTGCAGCAGGTATGGCCGCAGGAGGTGCCATAGGGGGCACTATAGGAGGAGTAGCCGGAAGTATAGCAGGTTCAATAGGAGGAGAAAAAGCCCTTGATTGGATATATGATAAGACAGGACCAGCAGTTAATTATTTAAAGAAAGGCTTTGGAAATGCTAAAAAGTCCGTTCAAACATCATGGAATAATTTTGGGACTTGGTTTGGTAATAAAGTAGGTACTCCTCTTAAAAATGGTGCCATAAATACTATAAACTTTACTGTTGGTGCTTTTGCCATGGGAAAAGATGCGGCTGCTAGAGCCTGGGCACCTTATGGTCAATGGCTTAGTAATAATGTATTTACTCCAATTAAAAATAAAGCTTCTGAATCAGGGAAATGGGTTGGCGATAAAGTAGGAGAAGGTAAGGCGTGGGCTTCAAATAAATGGAGTGACTTCTCAACTTGGTGGGGAACTAATGTGTCTGAACCAGTAAAAGGATATGCTTCATCTGCTGGCCAATGGATAGGAGAAAGATTTAATGACGCTAAATCTACAGCTCATACTGCATGGACCGGCTTCTCTGGATGGTGGAGTGAAAATATTGGAGAGCCAACAAAAAGTGTGGCTACTACTGTTGGAGATTGGATAGGAAGTAAGCTTAGTTCTGGTAGAAAAACAGTAGAAACAACTTGGTCTAATTTTTCTACTTGGTTTAAGGAACATATAGGTGGTCCTGCATATGCTCTCCTAGAAAAAGTTATGACAAAAGGAGAAAGTGTAACCGGATTACACACCAAAGCCAATGGTGGTATTGTAAATGGTCCAGAGGTTACTTTAATCGGTGAAGCAGGAACGGAAGCAGTTATTCCTTTATCAAGCTCTAGAAGAAATAGAGGACTAAGCTTATGGCAGCAGGCAGGAAGAATGTTAGGAGTAAGAATGTTTGCCAACGGTGGTATTGTAGGAGGTGGCTCAACTGGAACAGGTAAAGTCGCAAAAGCTACAGCTAATATATCCACTTCCATTGCCCTTGGAGATGATTCACTAACTCAATTTAAAAAGTATGGTAACAAGATAAATGATAATTTAAGTAGTGGAATTTTAGATAATAAAAAAGTATCAACCAATTCAGTGAATAGAGTTACAAATGAATCTGGTTCGATACTTAATTTATTCTCAAGAACTGGGCATGTGTATGGCGGTGCCATAATGAACGACTTTGCACAGGGTATAAGGGCTGCAACGTCAGATGTAACAAGTGCAGTAAAAATTCTCACAGATAAAGTAATTGAGGAATTCAAGACAGGCTTTGAAATACATTCCCCATCTGCGGTTATGACTAGACTATCTAAATTTATCCCACAAGGAGTTATAAAAGGAATGACATCTATAGATATTAAATCGTTTATAAAAAGCTGGATTGGAGATATTTCATCCATGGCCGGTGGCATGAGTGGGAATGTATCTGGATGGTTGGCATCTGCACTAGCTGTAACAGGCACACCTATGTCATGGCTTCCTGGATTATTAAGGTTAGTTCAGGCTGAATCTGGAGGAAATCCACTGGCCTATAACAGTATAAGTGTAGGAGGGGAACATGCAACAGGATTGCTTCAAACATTGCCTTCTACGTTTAGAGAGTTCATGGTCAAGGGGCTTAATAATATATTGAATCCTGTACACAATGCAGCAGCAGCCATAAATTATATAAAAAGTAGATATGGAAGTGTTTTTAACACTCCTTTGTTTAAGGGTGGTTCATATGTCGGATATGCAACCGGTACAGACAACGCAAAGAAAGGTCTGGCCAGAATAAATGAAAGAGGTTGGGAATTTGTGGACTTCACTGGAGGAGAACAGGTGTTAACTCATAATAAATCTGTGGGTCTAATGGAAAGGGCTGCAAATTCAATAAACAGGATAAAAAATGCTGTATCTGGACTAAGTTTAACAGGTACTGAAAATAAAGATATTCCTGAAAACTTAAGTTATTATACTTCCCAACCACAGGTAGCTATGGCTGGAACTAGCTATGGAGATATAAATATTGATGTAGAAAATAATTTTAGTAGTGACCTAGATATTGATACCATAGTAATACAAGCCACAAAGAAATTTGCTACAGAATTTAGAAAGACGTTACAAAATTTGAAGAGGTGA
- a CDS encoding BRO-N domain-containing protein, with protein MSNNLMLFEGHDVEVFEINGMVYFNPYHVGECLGIAKETVRYHLTKMNNKQAVKFTNSDVGLANIRKLNNAGEKFLTESGVYKIAFKSEKPEAEKFTDWVTDEVLPSIRQTGAYISEKANTEALKENNQPEKLETINKSVELVSPLLDVAGVDNTIKLLVVKTLFSKAGVDIPIEIEAREKFYDTKQIAKMVGMYSKTGNPAFGAVGQIIKKLDIEEHEKEVVWESSGSWQGTVIKYTESVSDKVNKWLKENGYPVDIPSKNKTFHVVYKPLREVAI; from the coding sequence ATGAGCAACAATTTAATGCTGTTTGAAGGACATGACGTAGAAGTGTTTGAGATAAATGGGATGGTTTATTTTAACCCTTATCATGTAGGAGAGTGTCTAGGTATAGCGAAGGAAACGGTAAGATATCATCTAACTAAAATGAATAATAAACAAGCTGTTAAATTTACAAATTCGGATGTTGGTTTAGCAAACATCCGAAAATTAAATAATGCAGGGGAGAAGTTTCTTACTGAAAGCGGAGTTTATAAAATAGCATTTAAGAGCGAAAAACCAGAAGCAGAAAAATTTACAGATTGGGTAACTGATGAAGTTCTTCCTTCTATAAGGCAAACAGGAGCTTACATTTCAGAGAAGGCTAACACAGAAGCCTTAAAAGAAAACAACCAACCTGAAAAACTAGAAACCATAAATAAATCAGTAGAGCTTGTATCACCTTTGTTAGATGTTGCCGGGGTAGATAATACTATTAAATTACTGGTAGTTAAAACATTATTCTCTAAAGCAGGAGTGGACATACCCATAGAAATAGAAGCAAGGGAAAAGTTCTATGATACCAAACAGATAGCCAAAATGGTTGGAATGTATTCTAAAACAGGCAATCCTGCATTTGGAGCAGTAGGACAGATAATTAAAAAGCTGGATATTGAAGAACATGAGAAAGAGGTTGTATGGGAAAGTAGTGGTTCATGGCAGGGTACTGTGATCAAATATACTGAATCTGTATCTGATAAAGTCAACAAGTGGCTTAAAGAAAATGGATATCCTGTGGACATACCAAGCAAGAACAAAACCTTTCATGTGGTTTACAAACCACTTAGAGAGGTGGCTATATGA
- a CDS encoding helix-turn-helix transcriptional regulator codes for MEVKKARIKKGLTQAQLCKIVKTSPKKLVAIERGDYGNVTKSLMERISTALDSTVKDLFFNEEN; via the coding sequence ATGGAAGTCAAGAAAGCAAGAATAAAAAAAGGACTTACACAAGCTCAATTATGTAAGATAGTAAAAACAAGTCCTAAAAAGTTAGTTGCTATAGAAAGAGGAGACTATGGAAATGTGACAAAGTCATTGATGGAAAGAATTTCAACAGCACTTGATTCAACTGTAAAGGATCTGTTTTTCAATGAAGAAAACTAA
- a CDS encoding helix-turn-helix domain-containing protein, with protein sequence MNVGAKIKEIRESKNLTQKQLAEKIGVTPVTITRYENNKREPSIETLNKIAKALDVTINDLAGEKDTVTKKVLKQLISGGVNLEQLSTDTKIHIDRLNSLLKNDDATCDEIQQIAKYTDCTDEEIAQWILSDAVTTAVYNNKDKNNHQAELLKKIFLNGRISKDDLLSELTNDDKDFINQFYPYINNKNNEDYIQIPGGFFAKSEILHPGAFYEAIATICYYVDKDFTKLNLSDDEYKSLGEKLKNLVEFELFKISKSRDK encoded by the coding sequence ATGAATGTTGGTGCAAAGATCAAAGAAATAAGAGAATCTAAAAATTTAACACAAAAACAATTAGCCGAAAAAATTGGAGTTACGCCAGTTACTATAACTAGGTATGAAAATAACAAGAGAGAACCTAGCATAGAAACTTTAAATAAAATAGCTAAAGCTCTTGATGTAACTATTAACGATTTAGCTGGTGAAAAAGATACCGTTACTAAAAAAGTTTTAAAACAACTCATATCTGGAGGTGTAAATTTAGAACAATTATCTACAGATACAAAAATTCATATAGATAGATTAAATTCCCTACTTAAAAACGATGATGCAACTTGTGATGAAATTCAACAAATAGCTAAATATACTGATTGCACAGATGAAGAAATTGCACAGTGGATTCTATCAGATGCTGTTACAACAGCTGTATATAACAATAAAGACAAAAATAATCATCAAGCTGAATTATTAAAAAAAATTTTTTTAAATGGTAGAATCTCAAAAGACGATTTATTATCAGAATTAACTAATGATGATAAAGATTTTATCAATCAATTCTATCCATATATAAATAATAAAAATAATGAAGATTACATACAAATACCAGGAGGTTTTTTTGCAAAATCTGAGATTTTACATCCTGGTGCATTTTATGAAGCTATCGCCACAATTTGCTATTACGTAGATAAGGACTTCACGAAATTAAATTTATCAGATGATGAATATAAAAGTTTGGGCGAAAAATTAAAAAACCTAGTTGAATTTGAGTTATTTAAGATATCTAAAAGTAGAGACAAATAA
- a CDS encoding Rha family transcriptional regulator, with translation MKELIDLGLFTKRERALVSSRIIAKNFDKRHDQVLRDIENIIKGLHKIEETPIRNYFIKSSYLHEQNNQKYPEYIMTRDGFSLLVMGFTGQKALQWKLKYIEAFNKMEAFIKEKQSSEWLQTRKNGKLVRRSETDSLDELLKYAINQGSKTYEKNPDLIFTNYSRLVNTQVGIKKGQREYATRKVLDTIAFIEDMILNTVREEMENGTEYHDIYAICKERAEQIVKYAYLPMQRLIA, from the coding sequence ATGAAAGAATTAATAGATTTAGGGTTATTTACAAAGAGAGAAAGAGCATTAGTAAGCAGTAGGATTATTGCTAAAAATTTTGATAAAAGGCACGATCAGGTATTAAGAGATATTGAAAATATTATTAAGGGTCTCCACAAAATTGAGGAAACCCCTATAAGGAATTATTTTATAAAAAGTAGTTATTTGCATGAACAAAATAATCAGAAATACCCAGAATATATTATGACACGTGATGGATTTAGCTTGCTTGTTATGGGATTTACAGGACAAAAAGCCTTGCAGTGGAAATTAAAATATATTGAAGCTTTTAATAAAATGGAAGCCTTTATTAAAGAAAAGCAATCCAGTGAATGGCTCCAAACAAGAAAGAATGGAAAGCTTGTAAGAAGAAGTGAGACGGATTCTCTAGATGAATTACTAAAATATGCAATTAATCAAGGTAGCAAAACATATGAAAAGAATCCAGATTTAATATTTACTAATTATTCAAGATTGGTAAACACCCAAGTAGGTATTAAAAAAGGACAAAGAGAATATGCAACTAGAAAGGTATTAGACACTATAGCATTTATAGAAGATATGATATTAAATACAGTAAGGGAAGAAATGGAAAATGGTACAGAATACCATGATATTTATGCTATATGCAAAGAAAGAGCAGAGCAAATAGTTAAATATGCTTACTTACCAATGCAAAGATTAATAGCTTAA
- a CDS encoding tetratricopeptide repeat protein: MLKKLLSKLAIMSIVILSVGFVGCTPKGDPVQVLNSYYDNIKNGDAEAAYDTLAEASKKNFQKEDFIKWVETQKETYTFKGAKIDKGNEYKNKKLDNITYENAVEFNVVDSSHDNYNNKDASVNYKRYIVNDNGGWKVYREKENGKDVLTDSMNDLAWMYIEGKGKDKDLNQGATILNEAIKISPSYNESYYALAYVYSHLERYDESISAANKYIENTKSNEEKSNAYNILGLDYEGNKDYENAKKYFNQAIQLDSNNQYAKTNLQQLGQLEQLSSVFD; encoded by the coding sequence ATGTTGAAAAAATTACTTTCTAAACTAGCAATAATGTCAATAGTAATTTTATCAGTTGGATTTGTGGGGTGTACACCTAAAGGAGATCCTGTTCAAGTCTTGAATAGTTATTATGACAATATTAAAAATGGAGATGCAGAAGCAGCCTATGATACTTTGGCAGAGGCAAGTAAGAAGAATTTTCAAAAAGAAGATTTTATAAAATGGGTTGAAACTCAAAAAGAAACTTATACTTTTAAAGGTGCAAAAATAGATAAAGGTAATGAGTACAAAAATAAAAAATTAGATAACATTACTTATGAAAATGCTGTTGAATTTAATGTAGTTGATAGTAGCCATGATAATTATAATAACAAGGATGCGTCAGTAAATTATAAAAGATATATTGTCAATGACAATGGTGGATGGAAAGTATATCGGGAAAAAGAAAATGGAAAAGATGTGTTGACAGATTCTATGAATGATCTAGCTTGGATGTATATTGAAGGAAAAGGAAAAGATAAAGACTTAAATCAGGGAGCAACAATCTTAAATGAAGCGATCAAAATATCTCCTAGTTATAATGAAAGTTACTATGCCTTAGCATATGTTTATTCACATTTAGAAAGATATGACGAATCAATCAGTGCTGCAAATAAATATATAGAAAATACTAAATCTAATGAAGAAAAGTCAAATGCATATAATATATTAGGGTTAGACTATGAAGGTAACAAAGATTATGAAAATGCTAAGAAGTATTTTAATCAAGCTATACAATTAGATTCTAATAATCAATATGCTAAAACTAATTTACAGCAATTGGGACAGTTAGAGCAGCTAAGTAGCGTATTCGACTAA
- a CDS encoding phage tail assembly chaperone, whose amino-acid sequence MDIEKMQNMSEDDIIDALLGEIEVPTRTVVIQRLGIPIKLKALTGKQISKIRKDNTHSEKVKGSKLEKDVFDDENFNADIIEKATVSPNWNNEKLKAALSVSNGKEVIKRRLLAGEMDDLINKIFDLSGYNDEAEDIEDIKNSSGLDTNFI is encoded by the coding sequence ATGGATATAGAAAAAATGCAAAACATGAGTGAAGATGATATTATAGATGCGCTTTTAGGTGAAATAGAGGTACCTACAAGGACAGTTGTTATACAGAGGCTTGGAATACCAATAAAATTAAAGGCTCTAACAGGCAAGCAGATAAGTAAAATAAGAAAGGACAATACACATTCAGAAAAGGTAAAAGGCTCTAAGCTTGAAAAAGATGTATTTGATGATGAAAATTTTAATGCAGATATAATTGAAAAAGCTACGGTGTCCCCTAATTGGAATAATGAGAAATTAAAAGCTGCTTTAAGCGTTAGTAATGGAAAAGAAGTTATAAAAAGGCGATTACTTGCAGGAGAAATGGATGATTTAATAAACAAGATCTTTGATTTAAGTGGATACAATGATGAAGCTGAGGATATAGAAGATATAAAAAACTCATCAGGGCTAGATACAAACTTTATTTAA
- a CDS encoding type II toxin-antitoxin system HicB family antitoxin, which yields MKDKYTFPAVFEREENQYCVNFPDLGCATFGDNLDEAMYMAKDLLEGYLWGLEDEGEKIPAATNPEDVKVTKGQFVVPITAHMVDIRNEMMNKSVNKNVTLPRWLNKIAEENKINFSQVLQSAIKERLNIRN from the coding sequence ATGAAAGATAAATATACTTTTCCAGCTGTATTTGAAAGAGAGGAAAATCAATATTGTGTTAATTTTCCTGATTTAGGATGTGCTACGTTTGGGGATAACTTAGATGAAGCAATGTATATGGCAAAAGATTTACTTGAAGGTTATCTGTGGGGGTTAGAGGATGAAGGTGAAAAAATACCTGCAGCAACTAATCCTGAAGATGTGAAAGTTACTAAAGGTCAGTTTGTTGTTCCTATTACAGCCCATATGGTTGATATTAGAAACGAAATGATGAATAAATCTGTCAACAAAAATGTGACTTTACCAAGATGGCTAAATAAAATAGCTGAAGAAAATAAAATTAACTTTTCACAGGTATTACAATCAGCCATTAAAGAAAGGCTTAATATTAGAAATTAA
- a CDS encoding type II toxin-antitoxin system HicA family toxin, with protein MKIKELVKKLEKAGWYYSYQRGSHMYFKHKDKPNKVPVPNHKGDIPKGTLNAILKQAGIK; from the coding sequence ATGAAAATCAAAGAACTGGTTAAAAAGCTAGAAAAAGCTGGATGGTATTATTCTTATCAAAGAGGATCTCATATGTATTTCAAACATAAGGATAAACCTAATAAAGTGCCAGTTCCTAATCATAAAGGTGATATTCCTAAAGGCACTTTAAACGCGATACTTAAACAGGCAGGAATTAAATAG
- a CDS encoding phage tail tube protein has product MTDVLEAGRAIHGRFGEVLVDGVKQTNLQECTADVEPDIKELNLLGADWVQYKSGIKKGTGTMKGYKVTSDMIERGFKRFEIITKLDDPEAYGYESIRLKNCMATKLQLINLKAGDLVEEETPFNFSGYELLDKIEVA; this is encoded by the coding sequence ATGACAGATGTATTAGAGGCAGGAAGGGCGATACATGGACGTTTTGGAGAAGTTTTAGTTGATGGAGTTAAACAGACCAACCTGCAGGAGTGTACAGCAGATGTGGAACCAGATATTAAAGAGCTCAATCTATTGGGGGCGGACTGGGTTCAATATAAATCAGGGATAAAAAAAGGTACTGGAACCATGAAAGGTTATAAAGTAACAAGTGATATGATAGAAAGAGGATTCAAGAGATTCGAAATAATAACTAAACTTGACGACCCCGAAGCTTATGGGTATGAATCCATAAGGTTAAAAAATTGCATGGCTACAAAGCTGCAGTTAATAAATTTAAAAGCAGGAGACCTCGTAGAAGAGGAAACACCTTTCAATTTCAGTGGTTATGAGCTTTTGGATAAAATAGAAGTTGCTTAG
- a CDS encoding phage tail sheath family protein codes for MAGTWSETNKQIIPGFYNRFKWMAENRLTQGTKGVVAMPVKSDWGPMKKVTSVSTESELIKAFGSNSTLSAYRLGRLVLLGQPSELLLYRMGDDSEKAASITLKDTTGTPVDVIKLETLYPTTRNFNVSVKPDIADETLIDVTLYEGTGQLYTFKVSGSISEIVEQINGDSENIWLKATKVADGNDTLASIVNQPLEGGSNGTENITNENYVDAMAAFEQYKINVFTLDGIADTALQTTVQAWIDRNKAVGYDVIGCFGGSSSTSIDAANTQSKAFNDECVVNVGNGGIYEGVTYTPAESACYVAGIIAAATMKESICNKETIFSDVYPKLNREQIVQCLKSGTLIFAGDGIATNAIVVDDVNTLKSYGEDQSESLGYIRAVRFMHTVNADTTITKRDYIGKTPNGDLGQKVVLSALKQYFETLQIDGVIGDFSVEVDTDLQVNAKDDEFYWKWAADYVNVMKKIYGTGYIS; via the coding sequence GTGGCAGGAACTTGGAGTGAAACGAATAAACAGATTATACCAGGGTTTTACAATAGGTTTAAATGGATGGCTGAAAACAGGCTGACACAAGGCACTAAGGGAGTTGTGGCTATGCCGGTCAAGAGCGATTGGGGGCCTATGAAGAAAGTTACTTCTGTAAGTACAGAATCGGAATTGATAAAGGCATTTGGAAGTAATAGTACATTAAGTGCCTATAGACTTGGGAGATTAGTTCTTTTGGGGCAGCCCTCAGAGCTTCTCTTATATAGGATGGGCGATGATAGTGAAAAAGCTGCAAGCATAACATTAAAGGATACTACTGGAACTCCTGTGGATGTTATAAAACTTGAGACTTTATATCCTACAACTAGGAACTTTAATGTTTCAGTAAAGCCTGATATTGCAGATGAAACCTTAATAGATGTAACTTTATATGAAGGAACTGGACAGTTATATACATTCAAGGTATCCGGAAGCATAAGTGAAATTGTAGAACAGATAAATGGAGACAGTGAAAATATATGGCTTAAAGCTACTAAAGTTGCAGATGGCAACGATACTTTGGCAAGCATAGTAAATCAACCACTGGAAGGTGGCAGCAATGGAACTGAGAATATAACAAATGAAAACTACGTGGATGCTATGGCAGCTTTTGAACAATACAAGATAAATGTATTTACATTGGATGGTATAGCAGATACTGCCCTTCAAACAACAGTTCAGGCATGGATAGACAGAAATAAAGCTGTAGGCTATGACGTTATAGGTTGTTTTGGAGGTTCATCTAGTACTAGTATTGATGCTGCCAATACACAATCAAAGGCATTTAATGATGAATGCGTAGTGAATGTAGGTAATGGGGGCATTTATGAGGGCGTAACTTATACCCCTGCAGAAAGTGCTTGTTATGTGGCAGGAATAATAGCAGCCGCAACTATGAAGGAAAGTATCTGCAATAAAGAAACTATCTTTTCAGATGTATACCCAAAATTAAACAGAGAACAGATAGTACAATGTTTGAAATCAGGAACTTTGATATTTGCAGGAGATGGTATTGCTACAAATGCCATAGTGGTTGATGATGTGAATACATTAAAATCCTATGGAGAAGACCAGAGTGAGTCTCTTGGATATATTAGAGCTGTTAGATTCATGCACACAGTAAATGCAGATACAACTATTACAAAAAGAGACTATATAGGAAAAACTCCTAATGGAGATTTAGGGCAGAAAGTTGTTTTATCGGCATTAAAGCAGTACTTCGAAACACTGCAAATTGATGGAGTGATAGGAGATTTTTCAGTTGAAGTTGACACTGACCTGCAGGTAAATGCAAAAGATGATGAATTCTACTGGAAATGGGCTGCGGATTACGTAAATGTAATGAAGAAAATATACGGAACTGGCTATATAAGCTAG
- a CDS encoding DUF2190 family protein, translating into MAFTGQPTPSTIINISSGKISDGKSVRLTATEEVAQGNFYQIGGFFGLANQDAAVGEEVVLAIEQAEYETNQIKTDEEFAVGTSIYFDATSKVLTETAGTNKKVGIVSSAKDSNNVIWFILGPQV; encoded by the coding sequence ATGGCATTTACAGGACAACCTACGCCAAGTACGATAATAAATATATCAAGTGGAAAAATCAGTGATGGTAAATCAGTCAGACTTACAGCTACAGAGGAAGTTGCACAAGGAAACTTTTATCAGATAGGAGGATTCTTTGGACTTGCCAATCAAGATGCAGCAGTGGGAGAAGAAGTAGTGCTTGCAATTGAACAGGCAGAATATGAAACAAATCAGATAAAGACTGATGAGGAATTTGCAGTAGGTACCTCGATTTACTTTGATGCTACCAGTAAAGTTTTAACTGAAACTGCTGGTACCAATAAAAAAGTTGGGATTGTATCCTCTGCCAAAGACAGCAACAATGTAATATGGTTCATATTAGGACCACAAGTATAA